CTTCTCTCTGTCGTGGACCTGGGAGACAAGGCCAAGAAGGCCGCCGACCTGGGACTTTCCTTCGGTGGTCCCGCGACCTATGATCTCGCGCGCATGGTGGCCCGGAAAAATAAGGTCGTCACCGGACTCGTCAAGGGCATCGCCACCCTCTTCAAACATTGGAACATCAACTATCTGGAGGGGACCGCGCGATTGCTCGACGCGCGCACCGTTCACGTAGCCTTGAACACGGGGGGGGAACAACAGATCTCTGCGGATGCGATCCTCCTTGCCACCGGCTCCTCCTGGCCCAACCTTCCATTGTTTCCGATCGACGGCAAGCGGATCCTCACGAGCCGCGAGGCCTTGGAGCTGACCGAGCGACCGTCGAGTCTCTTGATCGTCGGGGCCGGCGTGGAAGGCTGCGAGTTCGCCTCTCTCTTCAGCGGGCTCGGCACCCAGGTGATAATGGTGGAGCTGCTGTCCCGCATCCTCCCGTTGGAAGACGAAGAAATCTCCACCGCGATGGACCGCGAGCTTCGCAAGCGGGGCGTGACCATTCACACGGGCACGCAGATCACCGAATTCCAGAGTGACGACTCCGTCCTGACCGCCATCCTTGCTGACGGCACACCCCTCTCCGCAGAGAAATTGCTAGTCTCGGTGGGGCGGGGATTCAATTCGAAGGGGATCGGACTGGAGCAGGCCGGGGTTGCGCTTGGGCGGCGCGGCGAGATCCTCGTCAATGAGCGGCTCGAAACCAGCGTGCCCGGGATCTATGCCATCGGAGACGTGACCGGCAAGGCCATGTTGGCCCATGTCGCGTCGGCACAGGGCAAGGTGGCCGTCGAGAACGCGCTGGGGCAGATCCATGAGATCAATTACAATGTGATTCCAGCCGGCATTTTTACCTTGCCGGAAATCGGGCGGGTCGGGTTGACGGAACAACAGGCCCGCGAGCGGGCGCAGAGTTTGGGACAAGACCCGGACAAAACGCTCAAGGTTGGACGGTTCCGCTACGCGGGCTTGGGCAAGGCCCAGGCGGTCGGCGACACGGCCGGGTTCTACAAAATCATCAGTGAGGCGGAGAGCGGCAGGATCCTGGGCGCCCATATCATGGGAGCCCATGCCGCCGATTTGATCCATGAGGCCGCATTGGCGATGGAGGTCGGAGCTTCCGTCGCGCAACTGGCCCGCATGATCCACGCGCATCCGACCTTGGCCGAAGGCCTCATGGAGGCGGCCGAGGATGTCGATGGGTTGGCGATTCACTTGGCCCGCAAAAAGGCGTGACCTTCGATGGAGATCAATCCGCCATCCTCTTCGCCCGGTCGGTCCATCACGCTTGGCCGCTCGCTGCTGATCAAGGCGTTTCTGTTCGCGGGTGCGACGTGGGCGATCAGTTGGCTGTCGATCCACATGCCGACTCCGTTTACCTTGTCGGAGCTGGCACCTCGTTCGCCGGATCCGATCATCGTGACTCTCCCGGCAGAGCCCGCTCCACCCGCAAACACTGTCGCCGTCCAAACGGATCCAACGGCGCCGCCAGCGAATGCGCTAACCGCTCGGACGGCCGCGCAACCGCAAGCAGGCCGTTCCGCCGGCGCGAACGCTCCCTCGCCAACGGTGAGGGGGGAGGCGCTTGCACAGCGGCTCGACCTCAATCGGGCGACGCAGGCCGAGCTTGAACGGCTCCCGGGCATTGGACCGGGATTGGCCAAACGTATCCTGGACTATAAACAGTCACATGGCCGATACAAGACCGTGGAAGAATTGCGGGAAGTGAAGGGAATCGGCGAAAAACGATGGAGGAAGCTCGAACCGTTGTTGACGGTAGTGACCACGGCTCCTCCGGCGTCCTCTGGCTCGCACAAGGGCACCGATCCCAAGAACGGGCAAACCTGATGAACGAACTCTCGCGCCAATTGGAGTTGATCCTCCGGGGCTCCGTGGAAGTGATCCAGCGGACGGAACTCGAAGCCAAGGTGGCCCGCTCGCTCAAGGAGCGTCGCCCCTTACGCGTGAAAGCCGGCTTCGACCCCACGGCGCCGGACCTCCATCTCGGCCATACGGTGCTGATCCACAAGTTGAAACATTTTCAGGACCTCGGCCATCAGGTCCTGTTCTTGATCGGCGACTTCACCGGACTGATCGGCGACCCCACCGGCGTCTCCGAGACCCGCAAGGCCCTGACCAAAGAGCAGGTCCTGGAGAACGCGGGGACCTATCAGCGGCAGATCTTCAAGATCCTCGATCCCGCGAAGACCTCCATCGTCTTCAACAGCGAATGGATGGGGCGGATGACGGCGGAGGGGCTCATACAACTGGCCGCCCATTACCGGGTGGCCCGCATGCTGGAACGGGACGATTTTCACAAACGCTATCAGGAGCAGAAGCCGATCAGCGTCCACGAGTTTCTCTATCCGCTCGTTCAGGGTTACGACTCGGTGGCGCTGAAAGCCGACGTGGAACTCGGCGGGACGGACCAAAAGTTCAACCTGCTGGTCGGGCGGGAGTTGCAGCGCGACTACGGGCAGGAGCCCCAGATCGTCCTGACCATGCCGCTCTTGGAAGGGACCGACGGGGTCAAGAAAATGAGCAAGAGCCTCGGCAATTACATCGCGTTGGAAGATACGCCGGCCGACATGTTCGGCAAGCTCATGTCGATCAGCGACCCGCTGATGTGGCGCTATTACGAACTCCTGACGACGGAAGACCTGGCACAAATCCGCGCCCGCCATCCGATGGAGGCGAAACTCGCCCTCGGCGAGCAGATCGTGGCCCGCTACCATGGAGCCGAGGCGGGGAGGCAGGCCCGTGAATCGTTTCAACTGAAGTTCCGCGAGCGGGAATTCCCCGACGAGCCGGACGTGCGCCTGACCCTGACACTCGCGGACGTCAAAGACCCGGCTGCTCCTGCGATCAGCTTCACGGACCTCATCGCGAAGACCGGCTTAGTCTCCTCCAAGGGCGAGGCGCGGCGGCTGCTGGCGCAGAGCGGCGTCGAATTGGATGAACGGAAACTGACGGACATCAACGGGATGCTCGCGCTCCAGTCGGGCCGGCAATATCGGCTCCGCGTCGGCAAGCGGAAATTTGCCTTGATCGAATTCACCTCCTCACCGGCGTGAAGCGTTTCCTACGATCGCTCGTCTTCCTGTTGTTCCTCGTCGCCTGCTCCAAGCCCGACTGGGATATTCCTTCCGGGTTGGAATCGGAGCCTGCCGTCCAGCAGAGGGTGCTGAGCGTGGTGCCGGTCGGCACCCCGCTCATCGATGCCAAGCAGCGAATGGAAGCCAATGGCTTTGCCTGCGTCTTCCAGTGGCATGCCATATGGAACGGGCAGCAAAACGCCTCGTACCTCTATTGCCATCGCGAGGAGGGCGGCCTGACGAATGCGCGGCAATGGCAAGTCGCCTTCCCCATCCATGCCGGAACCGTGATGGAAGCGTTGGTCGTCTCCGGCGAGATAGGTTCCCGGCCGTTACCTTGACTTGACCGGCAAGCGCGTCACAGGATCGCGCATCCACACACTCGTGCGAGCTGGCGTAGCTCAGTGGTAGGGTCCTAGCCCACATTATTCATGACGGTTCGTGACGAAACCGCCAAGACGCCAGGCGAGACGGGCAAGCGCAGCCGCGAAGGACCAAGCAACTGTCTTGAATGTCAAGCTCTCCGTGCAGCGGCCGGTTGCCATGGAGTCCCATGATGTACCATCGCATTGAGAATGGTCAGCAGCTTGCGCATCGCGGCGACCAGCGCGACCTTGGATGCTTTGCCGGCGGTACGCAGTCGCTGGTAGAACTGCCGGATGACGGGGTTCCAGCGCGTCGCCACCAAGGTCGCCATGTACAGCGCGGTGCGGACGGGGGCCCGCCCACCCCAGATGGTGCGTCGGCCGCGCAGCCGCCCACTGTCCCGATTGAAGGGCGCGACGCCCACCAAGGCCGCAATTTGCTTGCGATTCAGCAAGCCCAACTCCGGCAGCTCGGCCAAGACCGTGCGACTCATTACCGGTCCGATGCCGGGCACGCTCTGCAACAAATCTTCGCGTGCACGCCAGATGGGGCTCTCTTCAATCATGTCATCGAGGTCCTCGTCGAGCCGGGCCAGTTCGGTGCGCAACCAGCGCAGATGGGCTTCAATCCGCTTCCGCACGCGGGCTGGAGCTCGGTCCAACCGGTTCTGCTCGGCCCGCTGCATCGCCAGCACTTGGCGGCGTCGCGCCAACAGGGCCGCCAGTTCCGCGGTCTGCGGATCGGGGAGCGCCCGCACTTCCGGTTGGATGACCTCTGCGAAGCGGGCCAACACCTGCGCGTCCAGCGTATCGGTCTTCGCCAACCGGCCCGTCGCTTTGGCAAAGTCCCGGACCTGGCGCGGATTGACCGCGATCACGGGCAAGGCGGCGTCCACCAGCGCCCGCAGCAACGGCCGTTCCAAGCCCCCGGTGGCTTCCACGACAATCCGTATCGGCGATACCTGGCTCAGCCGTGCGATCACCGTGCTGATTCCCTGGGCATCATACGGGACGCTCAGCGGCGTGCCAGCCGGCCGCATGGCGACGTCCAGCTGCGCTTTCGAGATATCAATTCCGACACACACCGACGATGTCTGCATCGCCTCCTCCTTGGTGAAGCCCGTCCTTGTCTTGATGCGGGCTCGGTGGCCCAGGCAACTGTGCGGGCTTATGGAATAGGGAATGTGACGACCCGGCTCGGCCGCGGTCTCTTCGGACCGGAGGCGTATCGATCTGTCACATTCCGTATGTCTCATGTACCACAATTCCAAGATACAAGGCGTACTTGAAACAGTACGTTGAGGCAGCGAGCAACGAGCCTGTCCGCCAGCATGCCGCCAAGCCGCATGCTGGCTTGTCGTAGCGGCGTATCGGCGGTTGCAGTAGAAGCGGTCATGAATAATGTGGGCTAGCTTCCCAAGCGGAACAAAGGGGATTGCTCAAGTCATCAATGACATGGGCAATCCCCTTGTCATTTCTGGCGTTTCACGCTTTCCTTTGCTCATTTCTCTTTGTCGCTCTTTGTCTGAAATCCGGCCCATTCGTCGGAATTTCTAACACTGTAATAACACTTGCTCTGGCTGGAGACATTATGAAGGGACGGTGTTGATGATGTAGGAATTATGAGAGGATCTTTCGAACATCTTTAAGGAGCATGAAGAGATGCAAGGGATCAGTTGGCGACGGAAGGAAATCGAAGCGCCCGTAAAATTTTCTGGCCGCCTGATCTTTGGCATGGACCACCAAGGCACGAATTCCTGCAATGTCGGCAGCCTGGAGAGTCCGGAGCATCGCGTCCTTCAACAGAGCAGCACCGACCCCTTGTTTCTGCCAGCGGAGATCGACGGCTAACCTGGCGAGCAGCATAAGGGGAATGGAATGCTTGGCCAGCCCCTTCTTCACTCGCTCTGGGGCATGTTCTTGCTCTACAGAGCCCACAGCGAGAGCGTAATAACCGATCACCGTTTCATCGGCCAACCCTACATAGGTCTGCGCCCCTCCGCTGTGTTGATTGTGGAGGGCGTACTTCTGGAGAAAGCGAGTGAGAGCTTCCTGTCCACAGTCGAATGCTTCAACGGCGTGATGCGGTTGAAGCTTTTCGATGCGCCTCGTCAACGCTTTTCTTGAGCGTTTGGTGTCGGCGTAGCATCAAAGAAGCCTGGTTCTGTGAGGAGACGCTGCATCCGAGGGAGGGGGCGAGTCGGAGCATCCAGTGCAGCCAAGAACTCAGTCCACTTGGCCTTGCTCAAAGGGAACGTTCGGCGATC
The DNA window shown above is from Nitrospira tepida and carries:
- a CDS encoding GNAT family N-acetyltransferase — encoded protein: MTRRIEKLQPHHAVEAFDCGQEALTRFLQKYALHNQHSGGAQTYVGLADETVIGYYALAVGSVEQEHAPERVKKGLAKHSIPLMLLARLAVDLRWQKQGVGAALLKDAMLRTLQAADIAGIRALVVHAKDQAARKFYGRFDFLPSPTDPLHLFMLLKDVRKILS
- a CDS encoding ComEA family DNA-binding protein, coding for MEINPPSSSPGRSITLGRSLLIKAFLFAGATWAISWLSIHMPTPFTLSELAPRSPDPIIVTLPAEPAPPANTVAVQTDPTAPPANALTARTAAQPQAGRSAGANAPSPTVRGEALAQRLDLNRATQAELERLPGIGPGLAKRILDYKQSHGRYKTVEELREVKGIGEKRWRKLEPLLTVVTTAPPASSGSHKGTDPKNGQT
- the lpdA gene encoding dihydrolipoyl dehydrogenase → MSSNLHIVIIGAGPGGYVAAIRAAQLGATVTVVDREALGGVCLNWGCIPSKALLSVVDLGDKAKKAADLGLSFGGPATYDLARMVARKNKVVTGLVKGIATLFKHWNINYLEGTARLLDARTVHVALNTGGEQQISADAILLATGSSWPNLPLFPIDGKRILTSREALELTERPSSLLIVGAGVEGCEFASLFSGLGTQVIMVELLSRILPLEDEEISTAMDRELRKRGVTIHTGTQITEFQSDDSVLTAILADGTPLSAEKLLVSVGRGFNSKGIGLEQAGVALGRRGEILVNERLETSVPGIYAIGDVTGKAMLAHVASAQGKVAVENALGQIHEINYNVIPAGIFTLPEIGRVGLTEQQARERAQSLGQDPDKTLKVGRFRYAGLGKAQAVGDTAGFYKIISEAESGRILGAHIMGAHAADLIHEAALAMEVGASVAQLARMIHAHPTLAEGLMEAAEDVDGLAIHLARKKA
- the tyrS gene encoding tyrosine--tRNA ligase encodes the protein MNELSRQLELILRGSVEVIQRTELEAKVARSLKERRPLRVKAGFDPTAPDLHLGHTVLIHKLKHFQDLGHQVLFLIGDFTGLIGDPTGVSETRKALTKEQVLENAGTYQRQIFKILDPAKTSIVFNSEWMGRMTAEGLIQLAAHYRVARMLERDDFHKRYQEQKPISVHEFLYPLVQGYDSVALKADVELGGTDQKFNLLVGRELQRDYGQEPQIVLTMPLLEGTDGVKKMSKSLGNYIALEDTPADMFGKLMSISDPLMWRYYELLTTEDLAQIRARHPMEAKLALGEQIVARYHGAEAGRQARESFQLKFREREFPDEPDVRLTLTLADVKDPAAPAISFTDLIAKTGLVSSKGEARRLLAQSGVELDERKLTDINGMLALQSGRQYRLRVGKRKFALIEFTSSPA
- a CDS encoding IS110 family transposase, with product MQTSSVCVGIDISKAQLDVAMRPAGTPLSVPYDAQGISTVIARLSQVSPIRIVVEATGGLERPLLRALVDAALPVIAVNPRQVRDFAKATGRLAKTDTLDAQVLARFAEVIQPEVRALPDPQTAELAALLARRRQVLAMQRAEQNRLDRAPARVRKRIEAHLRWLRTELARLDEDLDDMIEESPIWRAREDLLQSVPGIGPVMSRTVLAELPELGLLNRKQIAALVGVAPFNRDSGRLRGRRTIWGGRAPVRTALYMATLVATRWNPVIRQFYQRLRTAGKASKVALVAAMRKLLTILNAMVHHGTPWQPAAARRA
- a CDS encoding type II toxin-antitoxin system TacA family antitoxin — encoded protein: MPARALRTEKLDLRVSSAAKRTLEAAASVSNRTVSAFVLESALARADEALADRRTFPLSKAKWTEFLAALDAPTRPLPRMQRLLTEPGFFDATPTPNAQEKR